From Flavipsychrobacter sp., a single genomic window includes:
- a CDS encoding methyltransferase domain-containing protein, translating into MNKLNIPVAEIIEWDILNWSQIIPEWTPIVEKLPRDGKVLAVGERDGGLSLWLALLGFNVTCTDRIGPTEDAGKLHKKYGVADKVTYDELDIVNCDWEGEQYDLIVIKSVLGGVMAVYGDHDSRNFDVQKKAVNNMHHLLKPGGILLSVENMKGNLLLHQLRKMKGKDKGWHHFSWQEIQELYGSYSDVKTKSFGVLPTLFGNNIVNRIAFFLNKYILNILPPSTKYVAITTAKK; encoded by the coding sequence ATGAATAAGCTAAATATACCTGTTGCCGAAATAATAGAATGGGATATACTCAACTGGTCTCAAATAATACCTGAGTGGACTCCTATAGTAGAAAAATTACCTAGAGATGGCAAAGTGCTGGCTGTGGGTGAACGTGATGGAGGGTTGAGTTTATGGTTAGCATTGTTGGGGTTTAATGTTACGTGTACTGATAGAATAGGGCCAACTGAAGATGCAGGAAAGCTACATAAAAAATATGGTGTGGCAGATAAGGTTACTTATGATGAGTTAGACATTGTGAATTGTGATTGGGAAGGGGAACAATATGATTTGATTGTAATTAAGTCTGTATTAGGTGGTGTGATGGCTGTCTATGGTGATCACGATAGTAGAAATTTTGATGTTCAAAAGAAAGCAGTTAATAATATGCATCATTTATTAAAACCTGGGGGCATACTATTATCTGTAGAAAATATGAAGGGCAATCTATTATTACACCAGTTAAGAAAAATGAAAGGAAAGGATAAGGGATGGCATCATTTTTCTTGGCAGGAGATACAAGAGCTTTATGGCTCTTACAGTGATGTGAAAACCAAATCTTTTGGGGTTTTACCTACTTTATTTGGGAATAATATAGTTAATAGAATTGCTTTCTTTTTAAATAAATACATACTTAATATACTGCCACCATCAACAAAGTATGTGGCAATAACAACCGCTAAAAAATAG
- a CDS encoding glycosyltransferase — protein MRLLIISHTSHFYDENGQIVGWGPTIREMDYLAERFGEVVHVACLHKNVKAPASSVPYGNKNVRYVPIPSYGGENIKEKISIITNAFTILKTIAKELKHADVFQFRAPTAMGMYVIPYLSIFSNKKGWYKYAGNWVREVQPFSYTFQRSWLLKRQKRKITINGSWENQPSKCLSFENPCLDNEDRKLGSIVVQSKVYAKPLVLCFVGRLDKEKGVYNMLDAIKRHPDKSSFVRLDIVGDSAEKAEMEEYAKDVGLPIIFHGALPRAEVFEIYKQSHLLLLPSQSEGFPKVVAEAANFGCIPVVSDVSSIGQYVKQDNGFLWESNKQSFEDFFIALDFDNEEILKEKAKKTHEMAGLFTFERYLDKLEKEVIG, from the coding sequence ATGAGATTGCTAATAATATCACATACTAGTCACTTTTATGATGAAAATGGGCAGATTGTAGGTTGGGGTCCTACAATTAGAGAAATGGACTATTTAGCAGAGCGCTTTGGAGAAGTGGTGCATGTAGCTTGTTTACATAAAAATGTAAAAGCACCTGCAAGTTCAGTTCCTTATGGTAATAAAAATGTGAGGTATGTTCCTATCCCTTCATATGGGGGTGAGAATATTAAAGAAAAGATTAGTATAATAACCAATGCTTTTACAATACTAAAAACTATAGCAAAAGAGCTAAAACATGCAGATGTGTTCCAATTTAGAGCACCTACTGCAATGGGTATGTATGTAATCCCTTATTTGTCTATTTTCAGCAACAAAAAAGGTTGGTATAAATATGCAGGTAATTGGGTAAGGGAAGTTCAACCTTTTTCTTACACATTTCAGAGATCTTGGTTATTAAAAAGACAAAAAAGAAAAATTACTATAAATGGCTCATGGGAAAACCAGCCATCTAAATGCCTAAGTTTTGAAAATCCTTGTCTTGATAATGAGGATAGAAAATTGGGTAGTATTGTTGTACAATCAAAAGTGTATGCCAAGCCTTTAGTCTTATGTTTTGTAGGAAGGTTAGATAAAGAAAAAGGAGTATATAATATGCTAGATGCTATAAAAAGGCATCCAGACAAAAGTAGTTTTGTTCGTTTAGATATAGTAGGTGATAGTGCAGAAAAAGCTGAAATGGAAGAATATGCCAAAGATGTTGGTCTGCCAATAATATTTCATGGGGCTTTGCCAAGAGCAGAAGTTTTTGAGATATATAAACAATCTCATTTATTATTACTTCCTAGTCAGTCAGAAGGGTTTCCTAAAGTTGTGGCAGAGGCCGCAAACTTTGGATGTATACCTGTAGTGTCTGATGTGTCTAGTATAGGTCAATATGTGAAACAAGATAATGGCTTCTTATGGGAATCTAATAAGCAGTCTTTTGAGGATTTCTTCATTGCATTAGATTTTGATAATGAGGAAATATTAAAAGAGAAGGCGAAAAAAACACATGAAATGGCAGGACTCTTTACTTTTGAAAGGTACTTAGATAAGTTAGAAAAAGAAGTTATAGGATAG
- the wecB gene encoding UDP-N-acetylglucosamine 2-epimerase (non-hydrolyzing), which translates to MKVLTVVGARPQFVKAAAVSRAIQASGKIKEIIVHTGQHFDANMSDVFFEEMEIPKPDYNLNIHGLSHGAMTGQMLEKLEEVMLKEKPDKVMVYGDTNSTLAGAVAASKIHIPVAHVEAGLRSFNMRMPEEVNRILTDRISSQLFCPTDTAIENLKKEGFENYDCEIIRTGDVMNDAALFYAEKAKEKSTVISDLKLKDEQYLLVTIHRAENTDDLSRLKGIVAALNELSKEYKIVVPVHPRTRKIIAQNGLELNCITIDPVGYFDMIELIRNANMILTDSGGLQKEAYFFEKYCITMRDQTEWTELVTNGFNTIVGADTEKIIAAVMANINKPFKTGTSLYGGGDASEMICKHLLS; encoded by the coding sequence ATGAAAGTCTTAACAGTAGTAGGAGCAAGACCTCAATTTGTAAAAGCAGCAGCTGTATCAAGAGCAATACAAGCTTCAGGAAAAATAAAAGAGATCATAGTGCATACAGGGCAGCATTTTGATGCTAATATGTCTGATGTTTTTTTTGAGGAAATGGAAATCCCCAAGCCTGACTATAACTTAAATATTCATGGCCTATCTCATGGTGCCATGACCGGACAAATGTTGGAGAAGCTGGAAGAAGTGATGTTGAAAGAAAAACCTGATAAAGTAATGGTTTATGGCGATACAAATTCAACATTAGCGGGAGCAGTTGCCGCATCAAAGATCCACATCCCGGTAGCGCATGTAGAGGCAGGGCTAAGAAGCTTTAACATGAGGATGCCAGAAGAGGTGAATAGGATATTAACTGATCGTATTAGTAGCCAACTATTTTGTCCTACAGATACTGCTATAGAAAATTTGAAAAAAGAAGGGTTTGAAAACTATGATTGCGAGATCATAAGAACAGGAGATGTAATGAATGATGCCGCTCTTTTTTATGCAGAAAAAGCTAAAGAAAAGTCAACAGTTATTAGCGATTTAAAACTAAAGGATGAACAGTATCTTTTAGTAACAATACATCGTGCAGAGAATACCGATGATTTAAGTAGGTTAAAAGGTATTGTAGCTGCACTAAATGAGCTCTCGAAAGAATACAAAATTGTTGTGCCGGTACACCCGCGTACTAGAAAGATAATAGCGCAGAATGGTTTAGAGCTTAATTGTATTACAATAGATCCTGTAGGATATTTTGATATGATAGAGTTGATCCGTAATGCAAATATGATATTGACAGATAGTGGTGGATTACAAAAGGAGGCCTACTTTTTTGAGAAATATTGCATTACAATGAGGGATCAGACAGAGTGGACAGAATTAGTGACTAATGGTTTTAATACGATCGTAGGTGCGGACACGGAAAAGATTATTGCAGCCGTAATGGCAAATATCAATAAGCCATTTAAAACAGGTACATCTTTGTATGGTGGAGGTGATGCTTCGGAAATGATTTGTAAACATTTATTATCCTAA
- a CDS encoding glycosyltransferase family 4 protein has protein sequence MSKKFLIISSEFPPGPGGIGRHAYSLAKSLVYHNVSVHVVSHFDHASEEEVSHFIKNIDEGITLHPISRKGAKTYFDRIRKVLNLTKKIGFDKVIITGSFPIWLGYMLKKKFGNNIVVEGFVHGTEINPEEKTKRLLTHTSLAALDKIWAVSTFTKSLLPQKVLDNNDVDVMPNGLDLLDWNYDEEKLKPFDDWKGYPKILTVGSITPRKGQHQVIKALPKLIEKYPDIQYHMVGVPANKDAIIELAEKLNVLDHITIHGRMQHHEDLIRSYLSADVFIMLSEKQDNGDVEGFGIAILEANIMGLAAIGSNDSGIVDAIDDGKNGFLVDGANANEILTAIDKVLNYDKAILTANCKAWALKHDWNKLSEELL, from the coding sequence GTGTCTAAAAAATTTCTGATTATTAGTTCTGAATTTCCTCCTGGTCCTGGTGGTATAGGAAGACATGCGTATTCGTTAGCTAAATCATTGGTATATCATAATGTATCTGTACATGTGGTTTCTCACTTTGATCATGCAAGTGAGGAGGAAGTATCACATTTTATAAAGAATATAGACGAAGGTATTACGCTTCATCCCATAAGCAGGAAGGGTGCTAAAACTTATTTTGATAGAATCAGAAAAGTGTTGAACCTAACTAAGAAAATAGGTTTTGATAAAGTAATTATTACAGGTTCTTTCCCTATATGGCTAGGGTATATGTTGAAGAAAAAATTCGGAAATAATATAGTAGTTGAAGGGTTTGTGCATGGAACAGAGATAAATCCGGAAGAAAAAACTAAAAGATTACTTACTCATACAAGTTTAGCTGCATTAGATAAAATTTGGGCAGTGTCAACATTCACAAAAAGTCTGCTTCCACAAAAAGTATTGGATAATAATGATGTAGATGTAATGCCAAATGGGTTAGATCTATTGGATTGGAATTATGATGAAGAAAAGCTGAAGCCGTTTGATGACTGGAAAGGCTATCCTAAAATTTTGACTGTTGGAAGTATCACCCCAAGAAAAGGGCAGCATCAGGTAATAAAAGCATTGCCAAAATTAATAGAAAAATACCCTGACATACAATATCATATGGTAGGCGTTCCAGCCAATAAAGATGCGATTATTGAATTGGCAGAAAAACTAAACGTACTAGATCATATTACAATACATGGTAGAATGCAACATCATGAAGATCTAATTAGGTCTTATCTATCAGCGGATGTATTTATTATGTTAAGTGAGAAACAAGATAATGGAGATGTTGAAGGTTTTGGTATTGCAATACTTGAAGCTAATATAATGGGACTAGCAGCTATTGGTAGTAATGATTCTGGTATAGTAGATGCTATTGATGATGGTAAAAACGGCTTTTTAGTAGATGGGGCAAATGCCAATGAAATACTAACAGCAATAGACAAGGTGCTGAATTATGACAAAGCGATTTTGACGGCTAACTGTAAAGCGTGGGCATTAAAGCATGATTGGAATAAACTTTCCGAAGAGCTATTATGA
- a CDS encoding glycosyltransferase family 4 protein, which produces MSVIISFPENIIVVGRIYSFFKKKEYRYKVFCWNSKEESWLFWGKELNRSYKKNVTVSALSNVKSIKLLGELVSLIKFATTNSKLFFRHKTYYKGKGIKKYIVALLDDYKLMALKPEVLHFEFGTLGVKKIYLKEILNCKVIVSFRGYDLNYYKLSDDSIYSEVWSKADGFHFLGEDLYKRAKKRGFDSQNKIVHFIPPAVRPEVFSRSVPLELEKRVRPISVISVGRLVWKKGIEYGLLAFKKYLDKGGEGTYHIVGIGPAYEEVEFFIHELGLVDKVIMHGKLMPEETKICLDSADVFFHPSISEGFCNAVIEAQSMEIPVVATDADGLAENIENNVTGFLVKKWDTEDMSDKLLELYRNPELRYKFGKSGRQRVLEKFTVEKQVLAFDKLYKEVYA; this is translated from the coding sequence TTGTCAGTTATAATATCTTTCCCAGAAAATATAATTGTAGTAGGCAGAATATATTCTTTTTTTAAAAAAAAGGAATATAGATATAAGGTGTTTTGTTGGAATTCAAAAGAGGAATCTTGGTTGTTTTGGGGTAAGGAGCTTAATAGAAGCTATAAAAAGAATGTTACTGTGTCAGCTCTTTCAAATGTTAAATCTATTAAGCTTTTAGGAGAGCTTGTTTCATTAATAAAGTTTGCTACTACTAATAGCAAACTATTTTTTAGGCATAAAACTTATTATAAAGGAAAAGGAATTAAGAAATATATTGTTGCTTTATTAGACGACTATAAACTAATGGCATTAAAGCCTGAAGTATTACATTTCGAATTTGGAACATTAGGAGTTAAAAAGATTTATTTAAAAGAAATACTAAACTGTAAAGTAATAGTAAGCTTCAGAGGATATGATTTAAATTACTACAAGCTATCTGATGATAGCATTTATAGTGAAGTTTGGAGTAAAGCTGATGGCTTTCATTTCTTAGGGGAAGATTTATATAAAAGAGCAAAAAAGAGAGGATTTGATAGCCAAAATAAAATAGTACATTTTATACCTCCAGCTGTTCGTCCAGAAGTATTTAGTAGAAGTGTTCCGTTAGAATTAGAAAAAAGAGTTAGACCTATATCAGTAATAAGTGTTGGTAGGTTAGTTTGGAAAAAGGGAATAGAATATGGACTACTGGCATTCAAAAAGTATCTTGATAAAGGAGGGGAGGGAACTTATCATATTGTAGGTATTGGTCCGGCTTATGAAGAAGTGGAATTTTTTATACATGAATTAGGTTTGGTTGATAAAGTGATAATGCATGGAAAATTAATGCCGGAAGAAACTAAGATATGTTTAGATAGTGCAGATGTGTTTTTTCATCCATCTATATCAGAAGGCTTTTGCAATGCAGTTATAGAAGCTCAATCCATGGAAATTCCTGTCGTAGCTACAGATGCTGATGGGCTAGCAGAAAATATTGAGAATAATGTTACGGGCTTTTTAGTAAAAAAGTGGGATACAGAAGATATGTCAGATAAATTATTAGAATTATATAGGAATCCTGAGTTGAGATACAAGTTTGGCAAGAGTGGTAGGCAAAGAGTATTAGAGAAGTTTACAGTTGAGAAACAAGTTCTTGCATTTGACAAACTATATAAAGAAGTATATGCCTAA
- a CDS encoding glycosyltransferase, which yields MPNNIDLAYFYKPGDTLPDWTLGQKRAISLPLKHTKFTIDCLLEYTESDWILFWDYSLGEPDVVLLKELADSNVDVWHGGLKLGTEGSPQILNYVMPSWIYTLDGSDKVTHTNFRLSLRACLIKTKTLKALKGLPSIYQSLEMTGIALGYELLRKGGMIRYHSDLIKTSIDRFENISDVDQWVFLNRFFPRKWQLWTIINKKGLISNCRIWLKTRKINRLVCKPEIHSSLKKKSIVENKGVSVLAPTLDRYSYLLNELEELSIQTILPLEVLVTDQTSEEQRVLVDVEKYTDINVKIFPQTEKGQCVAWNKLLVEAKGEYVLFLGDDADGIKPDFIEKLLQTAQYFNCDMVASNVYECGAGEPNVNHNYYLTDTFPITLIKRKLVVDAGNMDMFFNRNIRADFDLSIRCHLKGAFMVFDPSAMIGHHRAPMGGLRAHKARVVTNHMAKNMLTKIADPTSSELFLIKKYFSPLQFKMYVRMKYFNQMIINGNVIKKSLRLMVMLLKSPVIYKTYKSRLKEALTELNKRSN from the coding sequence ATGCCTAATAATATTGACTTAGCATATTTTTATAAGCCAGGTGATACTTTGCCTGATTGGACGCTTGGGCAAAAAAGGGCTATAAGTTTACCGTTAAAGCACACTAAGTTTACTATAGATTGTCTACTGGAATATACTGAGTCTGATTGGATCTTATTTTGGGATTATAGTTTGGGCGAACCAGATGTTGTTTTGTTAAAAGAACTGGCGGATAGTAATGTTGATGTTTGGCATGGAGGTTTGAAGTTGGGTACTGAAGGTAGCCCACAAATTCTAAACTATGTAATGCCTTCTTGGATATATACACTTGATGGAAGTGATAAAGTAACGCACACCAACTTTAGGTTGTCATTAAGGGCCTGCCTTATAAAGACTAAAACGCTCAAAGCATTAAAAGGTCTACCATCTATATACCAGTCTTTGGAGATGACAGGTATAGCTTTAGGTTATGAATTGTTGAGGAAAGGTGGGATGATACGTTATCATTCAGATTTGATAAAGACAAGTATTGATAGGTTTGAAAACATTAGTGATGTGGATCAATGGGTTTTTCTTAATAGATTTTTTCCTAGAAAGTGGCAGCTATGGACCATTATAAATAAGAAAGGGTTAATAAGCAATTGTAGAATTTGGTTAAAGACGAGAAAAATAAATCGACTTGTTTGTAAGCCGGAAATTCATAGTTCTTTAAAGAAAAAATCTATTGTAGAGAATAAGGGTGTATCCGTATTGGCTCCGACACTAGATAGATATAGCTATTTATTGAACGAATTAGAAGAACTAAGTATACAAACTATTTTACCTCTGGAGGTTTTAGTTACAGATCAAACAAGTGAAGAACAAAGAGTTCTAGTAGATGTTGAAAAATATACTGATATAAACGTAAAAATTTTTCCTCAGACAGAAAAGGGGCAATGTGTGGCATGGAATAAACTACTTGTTGAGGCTAAAGGGGAGTATGTTTTATTTCTTGGTGATGATGCAGATGGTATCAAGCCAGATTTTATTGAAAAATTATTGCAAACGGCACAGTATTTTAATTGTGATATGGTTGCTTCGAATGTATATGAGTGTGGGGCTGGTGAACCTAATGTAAATCATAACTATTACTTGACAGATACTTTCCCCATAACATTGATAAAAAGAAAGCTAGTTGTAGATGCTGGCAATATGGATATGTTCTTTAATAGAAATATCCGTGCTGATTTTGACTTGTCAATAAGGTGTCACCTAAAAGGGGCTTTTATGGTATTTGATCCGTCAGCTATGATTGGGCATCATAGAGCACCTATGGGAGGACTAAGAGCTCATAAAGCAAGGGTTGTAACTAACCATATGGCAAAAAACATGCTTACTAAAATTGCGGATCCAACATCCTCAGAGCTCTTTTTGATTAAAAAGTACTTCTCACCTCTACAGTTTAAAATGTATGTAAGAATGAAGTATTTCAATCAAATGATAATAAACGGGAATGTTATTAAGAAGTCACTTAGACTTATGGTCATGCTTTTAAAAAGCCCTGTTATTTACAAGACGTACAAATCAAGATTAAAAGAAGCATTGACTGAATTGAATAAAAGAAGCAATTAG
- a CDS encoding glycosyltransferase family 4 protein: MSRKRVLIVGFFPDPNKNPITQAGELAKVLKQNGYEVCTVSKHRNKYLRIVDIILYMLLRASSYDVAVVQFYSGNSFIWQYFAGNIAKFLGKKLVFTVHGGSVPDRIKALPKRYLPLLKKADVITCPSPFIISKLKEFGIDAQLVENSIPLEYYTFTSKTIIRPHIFWMRSFASIYNPAMAVRVVKELKKDFPEVKLYMGGPDQGSLEEIKILIEKEQVAENIEILGFVDMKMKHKYSEEADVYICTNKVDNAPVTFLEMWAMGLPIISANVGGIPYLVKDGEDAILVPDDDHIAMAANIREVISNEALSGELIRNGRERVKRYSEQEVYNKWDKLLTIL, encoded by the coding sequence TTGAGTAGAAAGAGAGTTTTAATAGTTGGGTTTTTCCCGGATCCTAATAAAAACCCTATAACGCAAGCAGGCGAATTAGCTAAAGTCTTAAAACAGAATGGCTACGAAGTCTGTACTGTTTCTAAGCACAGAAATAAGTATTTACGTATTGTAGATATTATTTTATACATGCTACTTAGAGCAAGCAGTTATGATGTAGCTGTTGTGCAATTTTATTCAGGTAATAGTTTTATATGGCAATATTTCGCGGGTAATATTGCAAAGTTTCTTGGTAAGAAATTAGTCTTTACAGTGCATGGAGGTAGTGTTCCTGATAGGATAAAGGCACTTCCTAAAAGATACCTGCCATTGTTAAAGAAAGCGGATGTTATTACTTGTCCATCACCATTTATTATTAGTAAGCTAAAGGAGTTTGGGATTGATGCACAACTTGTAGAAAATTCCATACCATTAGAGTATTACACTTTTACAAGTAAAACAATAATAAGACCTCATATTTTTTGGATGCGCTCTTTTGCTTCTATATATAATCCTGCAATGGCAGTAAGGGTGGTAAAAGAATTAAAGAAAGATTTCCCTGAGGTGAAATTATATATGGGCGGACCTGATCAGGGAAGTTTGGAGGAAATAAAAATACTTATAGAAAAAGAACAAGTAGCAGAAAATATAGAAATTCTAGGCTTTGTTGATATGAAGATGAAGCATAAGTATAGTGAAGAAGCAGATGTATATATATGCACCAATAAGGTTGATAATGCGCCAGTCACATTTTTAGAAATGTGGGCGATGGGACTGCCAATTATTAGTGCTAATGTGGGTGGTATACCTTATTTGGTAAAAGATGGAGAGGATGCAATACTGGTACCTGATGATGATCATATTGCAATGGCAGCAAATATAAGGGAGGTTATAAGCAATGAGGCTCTTTCTGGTGAACTTATCAGAAATGGAAGGGAAAGAGTGAAAAGATATAGCGAGCAGGAAGTGTACAATAAATGGGATAAACTATTGACGATACTTTAA
- a CDS encoding glycosyltransferase family 4 protein has translation MASILILTQYYPPETGAPQNRLSSLAKHLKQQGMNVTVLTAMPNYPKMEVYPEYKGRWYVKDELDGITVHRSWIYVKKSKKIMARLMNYFSFVLSAMIVGLFRVKKHDIIICESPPLFLGKTALVLKWLKGSKLVFNVSDLWPESAEKLGIINNKQLLKISTWLEEYLYKKSAMVSGQTQGIVSNIKERFPTKKMFWLRNGVDLAQFNAERVTYDWRAKHNFKPTDFIGVYGGVLGHAQNLEVILEAANITKEHKDIFYVIAGDGPEREMLHKMKDDLQLDNVLFLGNQPSTEMPNIVSASNAAIVPLKNIELFKGAIPSKIFEYLIFQKPLLLGVDGEARQLFIDEGKCGLFFTPENAQELAKNVVKLHTDRNMSKELGENGESYVRAKFNRSKIAEEFKTALDSIL, from the coding sequence GTGGCTAGCATTCTTATTCTTACACAATACTACCCGCCCGAAACAGGTGCTCCTCAAAACAGATTGAGTAGCTTGGCTAAGCATTTAAAACAGCAGGGCATGAACGTGACCGTGCTTACGGCAATGCCGAACTACCCTAAAATGGAAGTATATCCTGAATATAAAGGTAGATGGTATGTAAAAGATGAGTTAGATGGTATTACAGTACATCGTTCTTGGATATATGTGAAGAAAAGCAAGAAGATAATGGCTAGGTTAATGAATTATTTTTCATTTGTCCTTAGTGCTATGATAGTTGGGCTTTTTAGAGTGAAGAAACATGATATCATTATTTGTGAGTCTCCGCCTCTTTTTCTTGGTAAAACTGCATTAGTTCTTAAATGGCTTAAAGGGTCTAAACTAGTGTTTAATGTTTCTGACTTATGGCCAGAGAGTGCGGAGAAACTAGGCATAATTAATAATAAGCAGCTGTTAAAGATATCTACTTGGTTAGAAGAATACTTGTATAAGAAGTCTGCGATGGTAAGTGGACAAACACAAGGGATTGTTAGTAATATAAAAGAACGCTTCCCTACTAAAAAGATGTTTTGGTTGCGTAATGGCGTAGACTTGGCACAGTTCAATGCAGAAAGGGTAACATATGACTGGAGGGCAAAGCACAATTTTAAACCTACTGACTTTATTGGTGTGTATGGTGGAGTGTTAGGTCACGCACAGAATTTAGAGGTGATATTAGAAGCAGCAAATATTACCAAAGAGCACAAAGATATATTTTATGTAATTGCAGGAGATGGTCCAGAAAGAGAGATGCTGCATAAAATGAAGGATGACTTGCAGCTAGATAATGTGCTCTTTTTAGGTAATCAACCTTCTACAGAGATGCCTAATATCGTTAGTGCTAGTAATGCAGCTATAGTGCCATTGAAGAATATAGAATTATTCAAAGGGGCAATACCTTCTAAGATATTTGAGTACCTGATATTTCAAAAGCCGTTATTATTAGGTGTGGATGGGGAGGCAAGGCAACTCTTTATAGATGAAGGTAAATGCGGGTTATTTTTTACTCCTGAGAATGCTCAAGAATTGGCTAAGAATGTAGTAAAATTGCACACTGATAGAAATATGTCTAAAGAGCTAGGTGAGAATGGAGAGTCGTACGTAAGAGCAAAATTTAATAGGTCGAAAATAGCCGAAGAGTTTAAAACAGCATTAGATAGTATACTTTAA
- a CDS encoding O-antigen ligase family protein: MAKLSLNSKYAYGLSLPQGLILLVIGLVCALFPVLTTLIIVGILLFTVYAFLKQRIDWIWYAIAASPFFEVWGRMSRAPGVPDEIGKYFLLLAMLLIFLHNSTKGAYQPLHKAGIAIVLMIIPSLIVATSVFNLDQWIFNALGILELGLLLMLISKERWTVERFCKTLQFGILPIFFILVFLTFKTPTYDNVDFQLGANSAASGGFGSNQVSTILGLGIVYAVLLVILKRPIFSVKLVNYFLIGFLLFRGLLTFSRGGMVGAALAVFIALIPSLFASSKAFFRYSLMALGIGVLGTVIFIQANKISGNMLLLRYEGETKETLSGAKDKTLNKITSGRYNVFIADWKIFMDNFLFGVGPGVAKAERAKYAEVHEATAAHTEYTRLLSEHGFGGAIVCFILSLFPLYWVPKQRVKVWRGISAALFTISVLTSMHAAMRTNTTTVCYALAAIPLFVKSSNIKKKTTVEIPTVE, translated from the coding sequence ATGGCAAAACTGAGTTTAAATAGCAAATACGCATATGGACTGAGCCTTCCACAAGGGCTAATACTGTTAGTAATAGGTCTTGTGTGTGCGTTGTTTCCTGTTTTAACTACACTAATAATCGTTGGCATACTATTGTTTACTGTATATGCGTTTTTAAAACAGCGTATAGATTGGATATGGTATGCTATAGCAGCATCTCCGTTTTTTGAGGTTTGGGGACGGATGTCGAGAGCCCCTGGTGTGCCTGACGAAATAGGAAAGTATTTTCTGCTGTTAGCTATGTTGCTTATCTTCTTACATAATAGCACAAAAGGAGCATACCAGCCGCTACATAAGGCTGGTATAGCTATAGTTTTAATGATTATTCCTAGTCTAATAGTTGCTACATCTGTATTCAACTTAGACCAGTGGATATTCAATGCATTAGGTATTCTTGAGTTAGGGCTGTTATTAATGTTAATATCAAAAGAAAGGTGGACAGTAGAAAGGTTTTGTAAAACATTGCAGTTTGGTATTCTTCCTATATTCTTTATACTGGTTTTTCTAACGTTTAAAACCCCAACTTATGACAATGTTGATTTCCAATTGGGAGCCAATTCTGCTGCTTCTGGGGGGTTTGGTAGTAATCAAGTTTCTACAATTTTAGGTTTAGGAATAGTATATGCGGTACTTCTTGTTATCCTGAAACGCCCTATATTTTCCGTAAAGTTGGTTAATTATTTTTTGATAGGTTTTCTCTTGTTTAGAGGATTGTTGACATTCTCAAGAGGTGGTATGGTAGGGGCTGCATTAGCTGTATTTATTGCACTGATACCGTCATTATTTGCTAGTTCTAAAGCCTTTTTTAGATACTCTTTGATGGCATTAGGTATTGGGGTATTAGGTACTGTTATTTTTATTCAGGCAAATAAAATATCCGGCAATATGTTATTGTTGAGGTATGAAGGGGAAACAAAAGAAACTTTATCAGGTGCTAAGGACAAGACATTAAATAAGATTACTTCGGGACGTTATAATGTGTTTATAGCGGATTGGAAAATATTTATGGACAACTTCTTGTTTGGAGTTGGCCCTGGTGTGGCCAAAGCAGAACGTGCTAAATATGCTGAAGTTCATGAAGCTACAGCTGCACATACTGAATATACAAGATTGTTGAGCGAACATGGTTTTGGAGGAGCAATAGTTTGCTTTATATTATCCTTGTTCCCGCTATACTGGGTGCCAAAGCAGAGAGTAAAAGTATGGCGAGGTATTAGTGCAGCGTTGTTTACTATTTCTGTGTTGACAAGTATGCATGCTGCAATGCGTACCAATACAACCACTGTTTGCTATGCCCTTGCTGCTATTCCTTTGTTTGTGAAAAGTAGCAACATTAAAAAGAAAACTACTGTAGAAATTCCAACCGTTGAGTAG